One genomic segment of Syngnathus acus chromosome 1, fSynAcu1.2, whole genome shotgun sequence includes these proteins:
- the acp5a gene encoding tartrate-resistant acid phosphatase type 5a isoform X2 — protein sequence MALILLAFLLAAIPAAHSYPATFQHLSEGHANRTSIKFLALGDWGGLPYAPYMTSVQKTTAEEMNTVAEQMGADFILALGDNFYFKGVDSVDSPRFKDTFEAVYTGEYLNVPWYVIAGNHDHAGNVKAQIEYTKKSARWNFPSYYYELDFRIPNTDKTLTIIMLDTVMLCGNSLDFEDGQPKGPLSAVDANRQLKWLKQRMAQSKADFLLVAGHYPVWSVSEHGPTACLLQSVRPLLLKYNATAYFCGHDHNLQYIEESEVGYIVSGAGNFLDPDIRHWNKVPKGSVKFFTGSTSTLGGFVHAEVTKNKMMLTFFQAKGTSLYRAVLSPRNGK from the exons ATGGCACTGATTCTGCTTGCCTTTCTGCTTGCTGCAATCCCGGCAGCCCACAGCTATCCTGCTACCTTCCAACACCTGAGTGAGGGTCACG CTAACAGGACCTCCATTAAGTTCCTGGCTTTGGGAGACTGGGGAGGTTTGCCTTACGCTCCATACATGACATCGGTGCAAAAGACTACTGCTGAAGAGATGAACACTGTAGCAGAGCAAATGGGAGCGGACTTTATTCTGGCCCTTGGTGACAACTTCTACTTTAAAGGTGTGGACAGTGTGGATTCTCCAAGATTTAAG gacacCTTTGAGGCTGTGTACACAGGGGAGTACCTGAATGTCCCCTGGTACGTCATAGCTGGCAATCATGACCATGCAGGAAATGTCAAAGCCCAGATTGAATACACAAAGAAATCTGCAAGATG GAACTTCCCTTCCTACTACTATGAGCTGGACTTTCGCATCCCTAACACAGACAAGACTCTGACCATCATCATGCTTGACACCGTGATGTTGTGTGGGAACTCCCTCGACTTTGAGGATGGGCAGCCCAAAGGCCCCTTAAGTGCCGTAGATGCCAACCGACAGCTGAAATGGCTGAAGCAAAGGATGGCTCAGTCCAAGGCGGATTTCCTCCTGGTGGCCGGTCACTACCCGGTGTGGTCCGTGTCCGAGCACGGGCCCACCGCTTGCCTCCTGCAGTCAGTTCGTCCCCTGCTGCTCAAATACAACGCCACAGCCTACTTCTGCGGCCATGACCATAACCTGCAG TATATTGAAGAGTCTGAAGTGGGCTACATAGTGAGCGGCGCTGGAAACTTCCTGGATCCGGATATCCGCCACTGGAACAAAGTTCCCAAAGGTTCTGTGAAGTTTTTCACTGGTAGTACGTCCACGTTAGGTGGCTTCGTTCATGCAGAAGTCACGAAGAACAAGATGATGCTCACCTTCTTCCAGGCTAAAGGCACCTCTCTCTATCGTGCCGTGCTCTCACCAAGGAATggcaaataa
- the acp5a gene encoding tartrate-resistant acid phosphatase type 5a isoform X1, translated as MALILLAFLLAAIPAAHSYPATFQHLSEGHDLFSLTANRTSIKFLALGDWGGLPYAPYMTSVQKTTAEEMNTVAEQMGADFILALGDNFYFKGVDSVDSPRFKDTFEAVYTGEYLNVPWYVIAGNHDHAGNVKAQIEYTKKSARWNFPSYYYELDFRIPNTDKTLTIIMLDTVMLCGNSLDFEDGQPKGPLSAVDANRQLKWLKQRMAQSKADFLLVAGHYPVWSVSEHGPTACLLQSVRPLLLKYNATAYFCGHDHNLQYIEESEVGYIVSGAGNFLDPDIRHWNKVPKGSVKFFTGSTSTLGGFVHAEVTKNKMMLTFFQAKGTSLYRAVLSPRNGK; from the exons ATGGCACTGATTCTGCTTGCCTTTCTGCTTGCTGCAATCCCGGCAGCCCACAGCTATCCTGCTACCTTCCAACACCTGAGTGAGGGTCACG ATTTGTTTTCTCTGACAGCTAACAGGACCTCCATTAAGTTCCTGGCTTTGGGAGACTGGGGAGGTTTGCCTTACGCTCCATACATGACATCGGTGCAAAAGACTACTGCTGAAGAGATGAACACTGTAGCAGAGCAAATGGGAGCGGACTTTATTCTGGCCCTTGGTGACAACTTCTACTTTAAAGGTGTGGACAGTGTGGATTCTCCAAGATTTAAG gacacCTTTGAGGCTGTGTACACAGGGGAGTACCTGAATGTCCCCTGGTACGTCATAGCTGGCAATCATGACCATGCAGGAAATGTCAAAGCCCAGATTGAATACACAAAGAAATCTGCAAGATG GAACTTCCCTTCCTACTACTATGAGCTGGACTTTCGCATCCCTAACACAGACAAGACTCTGACCATCATCATGCTTGACACCGTGATGTTGTGTGGGAACTCCCTCGACTTTGAGGATGGGCAGCCCAAAGGCCCCTTAAGTGCCGTAGATGCCAACCGACAGCTGAAATGGCTGAAGCAAAGGATGGCTCAGTCCAAGGCGGATTTCCTCCTGGTGGCCGGTCACTACCCGGTGTGGTCCGTGTCCGAGCACGGGCCCACCGCTTGCCTCCTGCAGTCAGTTCGTCCCCTGCTGCTCAAATACAACGCCACAGCCTACTTCTGCGGCCATGACCATAACCTGCAG TATATTGAAGAGTCTGAAGTGGGCTACATAGTGAGCGGCGCTGGAAACTTCCTGGATCCGGATATCCGCCACTGGAACAAAGTTCCCAAAGGTTCTGTGAAGTTTTTCACTGGTAGTACGTCCACGTTAGGTGGCTTCGTTCATGCAGAAGTCACGAAGAACAAGATGATGCTCACCTTCTTCCAGGCTAAAGGCACCTCTCTCTATCGTGCCGTGCTCTCACCAAGGAATggcaaataa